From a single Pseudomonas cremoricolorata genomic region:
- a CDS encoding DUF6875 domain-containing protein — protein sequence MERDNTSATQLTLVPIAQALQGPGEHCSTQMTQIAQWSHAYLCNPHPELGRSGAVCPWTPAAIKRETFWLVDIAFAEREQAAICADLLSLISRFKGNAPQQGNASQFKTIVAVLHGLDDPAQVNHYHELLKPQFLAAGLMLGEFYSHCPKPGLRSDTFNPLRSPVPLLVVREMVELDIAFLADQPQFVEAYLRTHGARAKVGINSVLHQEDRLTLSDAQWQVLRRIVNS from the coding sequence ATGGAACGTGACAACACTTCTGCCACGCAGCTCACGCTTGTCCCCATCGCCCAAGCCTTGCAGGGCCCCGGCGAGCACTGCTCGACGCAGATGACGCAGATCGCGCAGTGGTCGCACGCCTACCTGTGCAACCCGCATCCCGAACTGGGCCGCAGCGGGGCGGTGTGCCCATGGACACCGGCAGCGATCAAGCGCGAAACCTTCTGGCTGGTGGACATCGCCTTTGCCGAACGCGAGCAGGCCGCGATCTGCGCGGATCTACTGAGCCTGATCTCGCGCTTCAAGGGCAACGCGCCGCAACAGGGTAATGCCAGCCAGTTCAAGACCATCGTCGCCGTGCTGCATGGCCTGGACGACCCGGCCCAGGTCAACCATTACCATGAACTGCTCAAGCCGCAGTTCCTCGCAGCCGGGCTGATGCTCGGCGAGTTCTATTCGCACTGCCCCAAGCCCGGCCTGCGCAGCGACACCTTCAATCCGCTGCGCTCACCGGTACCGCTGCTGGTGGTGCGCGAAATGGTCGAGCTGGACATCGCGTTTCTGGCCGACCAGCCGCAGTTCGTCGAGGCGTACCTGCGTACCCATGGCGCACGGGCCAAAGTCGGCATCAATTCGGTGCTGCACCAGGAAGACCGCCTGACCCTCAGCGACGCGCAGTGGCAAGTGCTGCGGCGCATCGTCAACAGTTGA
- a CDS encoding MFS transporter, whose translation MQPQQDTTRRALVLIAVCTAGLILPLEYTGPAMALAAIGDDLGGGPVALAWVVNAFALSFGSAIMAAGTLADLYGRKRMFCWGIGSFTVLSVVVSCAPNVVFLDLIRGLQGIAAALTMAGGSATLAQEYEGHARTRAFGLLGTAFGLGLAFGPVISGALVEFFNWRSIFLLGAAFGGLAWLLAAPRMRESRDPGARHLDWAGVLSFSAMLVLLTFAIMQVPAHGWRSLTVLSLVGAALLMLALFIGIEQRQARPMLDLSLFASKRFVGVQLLPIATALSFIVLLILLPLRFVGVEGLGTGQAGLLMLGLSLPMLVVPFLSALMARYIAPANLCFAGLLLAAGGLLWLAQVPVGASWLTLCLPMALIGIGSAVPWGLMDDLSIKVVSVERAGMATGIFTTMRACGEAVCVAAALALLNSLLQGQLDTLLNPESATAVAAELATGSFSSAQANAANVSAHALAECYSAAFATLTYGLGALTLVAALLSRWALAEPDIACAAGAAPGAER comes from the coding sequence ATGCAACCCCAGCAAGACACCACCCGCCGAGCCTTGGTGTTGATCGCGGTATGCACCGCCGGTTTGATCCTGCCTCTGGAGTACACCGGCCCGGCCATGGCCCTGGCGGCGATTGGCGACGACCTGGGTGGCGGCCCGGTGGCGCTGGCCTGGGTGGTCAACGCCTTCGCCTTGAGCTTTGGCAGCGCAATCATGGCCGCCGGGACCCTGGCCGACCTGTATGGACGCAAGCGCATGTTCTGCTGGGGCATCGGTAGCTTCACGGTGCTCTCGGTGGTGGTCAGTTGCGCGCCCAACGTGGTGTTCCTCGACCTGATTCGCGGCCTGCAAGGCATCGCCGCGGCGCTGACCATGGCCGGCGGCTCGGCAACCCTGGCCCAGGAATATGAAGGCCATGCGCGGACCCGCGCCTTCGGTCTGCTGGGCACCGCGTTCGGCCTCGGTCTGGCCTTCGGCCCGGTGATTTCCGGGGCGCTGGTGGAGTTCTTCAACTGGCGCTCGATCTTCCTGCTCGGTGCAGCCTTTGGCGGCCTGGCCTGGCTGCTGGCGGCGCCGCGCATGCGCGAAAGCCGCGACCCTGGCGCGCGCCACCTTGACTGGGCCGGGGTGCTGAGTTTCAGCGCCATGCTGGTGCTGCTGACCTTCGCCATCATGCAAGTGCCGGCGCACGGCTGGCGCAGCCTCACGGTGCTCAGCCTGGTGGGCGCGGCGCTGCTGATGCTGGCGCTGTTCATTGGTATCGAGCAGCGCCAGGCCCGGCCAATGCTCGACCTGTCGCTGTTCGCCAGCAAACGTTTCGTCGGCGTGCAATTGCTGCCGATTGCCACCGCGCTGAGCTTCATCGTGCTGCTGATTCTGCTGCCACTGCGCTTCGTGGGCGTCGAGGGCCTGGGCACCGGCCAGGCCGGGCTGCTGATGCTCGGCCTGTCCCTGCCGATGCTGGTGGTGCCGTTCCTCTCCGCGCTGATGGCGCGCTACATCGCCCCGGCCAACCTGTGTTTCGCCGGGTTGCTACTGGCCGCCGGCGGCCTGCTGTGGCTGGCGCAAGTGCCGGTGGGCGCCAGCTGGCTGACGCTGTGCCTGCCCATGGCGCTGATCGGCATCGGCTCGGCGGTTCCCTGGGGGCTGATGGACGATCTGTCGATCAAGGTGGTGTCGGTGGAGCGCGCCGGCATGGCCACGGGCATCTTCACCACCATGCGCGCCTGCGGCGAGGCGGTGTGCGTGGCCGCTGCACTGGCCCTGCTCAACAGCCTGTTGCAGGGGCAACTGGACACACTGCTGAACCCGGAAAGCGCCACAGCGGTGGCTGCGGAGCTGGCCACGGGAAGCTTCAGCAGCGCCCAGGCCAACGCTGCGAACGTGTCTGCCCACGCCCTCGCCGAGTGCTACAGCGCGGCCTTCGCCACCCTGACCTACGGCCTGGGCGCTCTGACCCTGGTGGCAGCGCTGCTCAGTCGCTGGGCGCTGGCCGAACCTGACATTGCTTGCGCGGCAGGAGCCGCGCCCGGTGCCGAGCGCTGA
- a CDS encoding LysR family transcriptional regulator, which yields MNDDISLWRLFFRIVERGSLTKAADDHDLEPSSVSRRISSLEKRLNVRLLNRTTRQVTMTEAGSRAYELMRPLIDEMEGVIADLDGASPLIAGTIRMTAPVNFGERHLVGWLTAFQKQHPQILLDLVLSDARLDLRGEAIDLALRVGEPPVSDMLIRRIGCMPSVLCASPAYVRAHGLPEKPQDLTSHRGILYSLGQERHRTRLRLNRDGKEVSVELQGVFYLNNVGAILQAVRQGAGIHPGPRWLFQEGIDSGELVELLPKWSLTGLPAHLVRLNNRYEPKRVKALEDWIEQCWVREMGEH from the coding sequence ATGAATGATGACATTTCGCTATGGCGCCTGTTTTTCCGTATCGTCGAGCGCGGCAGCCTGACCAAAGCCGCTGACGATCACGATCTTGAGCCGTCTTCAGTGAGCCGGCGCATCTCTTCGCTGGAGAAGCGCCTGAACGTACGCCTGCTCAATCGCACCACCCGGCAGGTGACCATGACTGAGGCCGGGTCGCGCGCTTATGAACTGATGCGCCCGCTGATCGATGAAATGGAAGGGGTGATCGCCGACCTCGACGGCGCCTCGCCGTTGATTGCCGGCACCATCCGCATGACCGCGCCGGTCAACTTCGGTGAGCGGCATCTGGTGGGCTGGTTGACGGCATTCCAGAAGCAGCATCCGCAGATTCTGCTCGACCTGGTGCTGTCGGACGCGCGCCTCGATCTGCGTGGCGAAGCCATCGACCTGGCGCTGCGGGTGGGCGAGCCGCCGGTGTCGGACATGCTGATCCGGCGCATCGGCTGCATGCCCAGCGTCCTCTGCGCCAGCCCCGCCTATGTGCGTGCCCACGGCCTGCCGGAGAAACCCCAGGACCTCACCAGCCACCGCGGCATCCTTTATTCGCTCGGCCAGGAGCGCCACCGCACTCGCCTGCGCCTGAACCGCGACGGCAAGGAAGTCAGTGTCGAGTTGCAGGGGGTGTTCTACCTCAACAACGTCGGCGCGATTCTGCAGGCCGTGCGCCAGGGCGCCGGCATCCATCCGGGGCCACGCTGGCTATTCCAGGAAGGGATCGACTCCGGTGAGCTGGTCGAGTTGTTGCCCAAATGGAGCCTGACCGGTCTGCCGGCGCACCTGGTGCGCCTGAACAACCGCTATGAGCCCAAGCGGGTGAAGGCTCTGGAGGATTGGATCGAGCAGTGTTGGGTACGGGAGATGGGGGAGCATTGA
- a CDS encoding TonB-dependent siderophore receptor has protein sequence MATATPALAEDTEPATATPASGVIELGATDIINTHLGSTTEGSESYTSGAMSTATKLPLTQRETPQAVTVITRQRMDDQGMTSINDVIRATPGVYLNYNDGPGRQTYTARGFDIDNLMYDGIPSGYNGVSVGAQPNLAMFDRVEVVRGATGLVTGAGNPSAAVNLVRKRPLAEQKVTLTGAAGSWDDYRGELDASSPLNGSGTWRGRVVTSYNDANSFVDNAMQRHGLFYAVTEADLTDSTTLTLGFSNQKDKTNYFWGSSMVGLDGRHLHLPRSYNPGTDWESKDQEINTVFAELRHQLANDWKLQLNANYAEQDAMFRGSYQSRFTPDQRLARTIYKATYDEKQAGVDAFASGPFQAFGRTHELVVGASKRIYDMTEQQYSPYNQSGYPLEAGKPDFTKLGSATQAVTSQEGVYVTSRFSLADPLKLIVGGRLDWYDYDDRDGEGDYKVTRNLTRYAGLIYDLDQHHSVYVSYSDIFTPQSERDEAGTPVRPIVGKNYEVGIKGEYFDGALNASAALFRVDQENRAVQTSTAVCPRGLNQCYEASGQVRSQGVDLELQGALTDRWQVGAGYTYARVHTLKDDNNPGSVNQRFDTDVPEHLFKLTTNYRFQGDLEKLRVGGTLSWQSRLYNDIELADGNNYRLQQGSYAVTDLMAGYQVNQHLDLQLNANNVFDRKYYSSISSSYQYGGDNYGAPRNLMLTAKYTF, from the coding sequence ATGGCCACCGCCACCCCGGCCCTGGCCGAGGACACCGAACCGGCAACGGCTACGCCTGCGAGCGGGGTCATCGAACTGGGCGCCACCGACATCATCAACACCCACCTGGGCAGCACCACCGAGGGCAGTGAGTCGTACACCTCGGGAGCGATGTCGACAGCCACCAAGCTGCCGCTGACCCAGCGCGAAACGCCCCAGGCGGTGACGGTGATTACCCGCCAGCGGATGGACGATCAGGGGATGACCAGTATCAATGATGTGATAAGGGCAACCCCTGGCGTTTATCTGAACTATAACGACGGCCCGGGCAGGCAGACCTACACCGCCCGAGGCTTCGACATCGACAATCTGATGTACGACGGCATCCCCAGCGGTTACAACGGCGTCAGCGTCGGCGCGCAGCCTAACTTGGCGATGTTCGACCGCGTGGAAGTGGTGCGCGGAGCGACGGGCCTGGTGACCGGGGCCGGCAACCCCTCGGCAGCCGTAAACCTGGTGCGCAAACGGCCGCTGGCTGAGCAGAAAGTGACCCTCACCGGTGCCGCCGGCAGTTGGGACGACTACCGCGGCGAGCTGGATGCCTCCAGCCCGCTCAACGGCAGTGGCACTTGGCGCGGCCGGGTGGTGACTTCCTACAACGATGCCAACAGCTTCGTCGACAACGCCATGCAGCGTCACGGCTTGTTCTACGCAGTCACCGAAGCAGATCTGACCGACAGCACCACACTGACCCTGGGGTTCTCCAACCAGAAGGACAAGACCAATTACTTCTGGGGCTCGTCGATGGTCGGCCTGGACGGCCGCCACCTGCACCTGCCGCGCTCCTACAACCCTGGCACCGACTGGGAGAGCAAGGATCAAGAGATCAACACGGTGTTCGCCGAGTTGCGCCATCAACTGGCCAACGACTGGAAGTTGCAGCTCAACGCCAACTACGCCGAGCAGGATGCGATGTTCCGAGGCTCCTATCAGTCACGCTTCACTCCGGACCAACGCCTGGCCCGCACCATCTACAAAGCCACCTATGACGAGAAACAGGCTGGCGTGGATGCGTTTGCCAGTGGGCCGTTCCAGGCATTCGGTCGCACCCACGAACTGGTGGTCGGCGCCAGCAAACGGATTTATGACATGACGGAGCAGCAATACTCTCCGTACAACCAGTCGGGTTATCCGCTGGAGGCAGGCAAACCTGACTTCACCAAGCTTGGCAGCGCTACACAAGCAGTTACCTCCCAGGAAGGCGTCTATGTCACCAGCCGCTTCAGCCTGGCTGATCCGCTCAAGCTGATCGTCGGTGGCCGCTTGGACTGGTACGACTATGACGACCGTGATGGCGAGGGCGACTATAAAGTCACCCGCAACCTGACCCGCTATGCCGGCTTGATCTACGACCTCGACCAGCATCACTCGGTGTACGTGAGCTACAGCGACATCTTTACCCCGCAATCTGAACGTGATGAGGCAGGCACACCCGTGCGGCCTATCGTGGGCAAGAACTACGAAGTGGGGATAAAGGGCGAATACTTCGACGGTGCCTTGAACGCCAGCGCGGCGCTGTTCCGTGTCGATCAGGAAAACCGAGCGGTGCAGACCAGCACTGCAGTCTGCCCTCGCGGATTGAATCAGTGCTACGAAGCCTCTGGCCAAGTGCGCAGCCAGGGCGTCGACTTGGAACTGCAAGGCGCGCTGACCGACCGCTGGCAGGTCGGCGCAGGCTATACCTACGCTCGCGTGCATACCCTCAAGGACGACAATAATCCGGGAAGCGTCAACCAGCGCTTCGATACCGACGTGCCTGAACACCTGTTCAAGCTGACCACCAACTACCGCTTCCAGGGCGACCTGGAGAAACTGCGAGTCGGCGGCACGCTGTCGTGGCAGAGCCGTTTGTACAACGACATCGAGCTGGCCGACGGCAACAACTACCGTCTGCAACAGGGCAGCTATGCCGTCACCGATCTCATGGCCGGTTACCAGGTCAACCAGCACCTCGACTTGCAGCTAAACGCCAACAATGTGTTCGACCGCAAGTACTACTCGTCCATCTCCAGCTCCTACCAGTACGGCGGCGACAACTACGGAGCGCCGCGCAACCTGATGCTGACGGCCAAGTACACCTTCTGA
- a CDS encoding type I secretion system permease/ATPase: MRLFFDPTRDIDAALLRYRRLFGVLALFSGVINLLMLVPSIYMMQVFDRVLTSRNETTLLMLSLILLGFFALSCALEWVRGQVMIRMSAGLDTHLGERVFDAAFERSLKEHSANPAQVLSDLNAIRQFVTGPGLIALFDAPWLPLYIIATFLFHPWLGVFTVIGSLILAALALWNELSTRKSMAEANRLSVASSSYVNSTLHNAEVIQALGMLGPLRKRWFNVQQRVIVEQGRASDRSARIAALSRFVRMTWQSLALGLGAILVIENQISAGVMIAVSVLLGRAMAPAEALIGSWKQMGNAKSSYARLNRLLAEFPKAAPRMPLPPPSGALTLERLVVTPPGQQKPAINGVTLALAKGEVLAVVGPSASGKSSLARAMVGIWPARQGSVRLDGAEIGQWSRQALGPHLGYLPQDIELFDGSIAENIARFGEVEPDKVIAAAQLAGIHPMILQLPNGYDTLLGSGGLGLSGGQKQRIGLARALYGTPALVVLDEPNSNLDDAGELALVQAVRQLKADGCTVVLVTHRPSVLAAVDKLLFLRDGVQHLFGPRDQVLKTLLPAAAAKPAEISDQQA, translated from the coding sequence ATGCGCCTTTTCTTCGACCCCACGCGAGACATCGACGCCGCCTTGCTGCGCTATCGCCGTCTGTTCGGTGTGCTGGCCTTGTTCAGCGGTGTCATCAACCTGCTGATGCTGGTGCCGTCGATCTACATGATGCAGGTCTTCGACCGCGTGCTGACCAGCCGCAACGAAACCACATTGCTGATGCTCAGCCTGATCCTGCTGGGTTTCTTCGCCCTCAGTTGCGCGCTGGAATGGGTGCGCGGGCAGGTGATGATCCGCATGAGCGCCGGGCTCGACACGCACCTGGGCGAGCGGGTGTTCGATGCCGCCTTCGAGCGCAGCCTCAAGGAGCACAGCGCCAACCCGGCGCAGGTGCTCAGTGACCTCAATGCCATTCGCCAGTTCGTCACCGGGCCGGGCCTCATCGCCCTGTTCGACGCGCCGTGGCTGCCGCTGTACATCATCGCCACCTTCCTGTTCCACCCCTGGCTGGGCGTGTTCACGGTGATCGGCTCGTTGATTCTGGCCGCCTTGGCGCTGTGGAACGAGCTGTCGACGCGCAAGAGCATGGCCGAGGCCAACCGCCTGTCGGTGGCCTCGTCCAGCTACGTCAACAGCACCTTGCACAACGCCGAGGTGATTCAGGCCCTGGGCATGCTCGGGCCACTGCGCAAGCGCTGGTTCAACGTGCAGCAGCGGGTCATCGTCGAGCAGGGCCGGGCCAGCGACCGCAGTGCGCGGATCGCTGCACTGTCGCGCTTCGTGCGCATGACCTGGCAGTCGCTGGCGCTGGGCCTGGGGGCGATTCTGGTGATCGAGAACCAGATCTCCGCCGGGGTGATGATCGCCGTGTCGGTGCTCTTGGGCCGGGCTATGGCGCCGGCCGAAGCGCTGATCGGCTCGTGGAAGCAAATGGGCAACGCCAAGAGCAGCTATGCCCGGCTCAACCGCCTGTTGGCCGAATTTCCCAAGGCCGCGCCGCGCATGCCGCTGCCGCCGCCGAGCGGCGCGCTGACCCTCGAGCGGCTGGTGGTGACGCCACCTGGCCAGCAGAAACCGGCCATCAATGGCGTGACCCTGGCCCTGGCCAAGGGAGAGGTGCTGGCGGTGGTGGGGCCGAGCGCCTCGGGCAAGTCGTCGCTGGCGCGGGCCATGGTCGGCATCTGGCCGGCGCGGCAAGGCTCGGTGCGCCTGGACGGCGCCGAGATCGGCCAGTGGTCGCGGCAAGCGCTCGGTCCGCACCTGGGCTATCTGCCCCAGGACATCGAGCTGTTCGACGGCAGCATCGCCGAGAACATCGCCCGCTTCGGCGAAGTCGAGCCTGACAAGGTGATTGCCGCGGCGCAACTGGCTGGCATCCACCCAATGATTCTGCAATTGCCCAACGGCTACGACACCCTGCTCGGCAGCGGCGGTCTGGGGCTTTCCGGTGGGCAGAAGCAGCGCATCGGCCTGGCCCGAGCGCTGTATGGCACGCCGGCGCTGGTGGTGCTCGACGAGCCCAACTCGAACCTCGACGATGCCGGTGAACTGGCCCTGGTGCAGGCCGTGCGCCAGCTCAAGGCCGACGGCTGCACCGTGGTGCTGGTGACTCACCGACCGAGCGTGCTGGCGGCGGTGGACAAGCTATTGTTCCTGCGCGATGGCGTGCAGCACCTGTTCGGCCCGCGTGACCAGGTGCTCAAGACCTTGCTCCCGGCCGCTGCGGCCAAGCCTGCTGAAATCAGCGATCAACAAGCCTGA
- a CDS encoding HlyD family type I secretion periplasmic adaptor subunit, which produces MQASSHDLSPVEHQPDADAAGIARVGLWCLLLGLGGFLLWAFLAPLDRGVVGSGTVVVSGERKTVQSRSGGMLEHIRVREGDRVEQGQVLLQFNTVQARSQLDVALGQWLSARAVEDRLMAERLDAPQVKWSAALLARASDPRAVAAMELQGYLFATRREELASRMQISKHEIASLNDQLKGFEEIRRNHAAQLQFQQQSLQGMRELAREGYLPRNRLFEAESSAAQLGAQLASSISDIGRTRQAVNESQLKGLQQAQQFRSDAESQLTQVSAQTSSLLEQIKALEFELSSATLTAPVSGQVMGMTVHTVGGIVQPGQRLMDIVPQGSSWVVKAQFPPMMADRLKPGLPVDVRFGSLQRVHTPVIVGQVSTVSADQLVDEKTGSPYFSVEVQVSPKAVIELRELGLDIKPGMQAEVLVKTGERTLANYLMQPVAERMAGALKEE; this is translated from the coding sequence ATGCAAGCCAGTTCTCACGACCTCTCGCCGGTCGAGCATCAACCAGACGCCGATGCCGCCGGTATCGCCCGCGTCGGCCTGTGGTGCCTGTTGCTCGGCCTGGGCGGGTTTCTGCTCTGGGCGTTTCTCGCACCGCTCGACCGCGGCGTGGTCGGCAGCGGTACGGTGGTGGTCTCGGGCGAGCGCAAGACCGTACAGTCACGCAGTGGCGGCATGCTTGAGCATATCCGCGTGCGTGAAGGCGATCGGGTCGAGCAGGGCCAGGTGCTGCTGCAGTTCAATACCGTACAGGCGCGCTCGCAGCTCGACGTCGCCCTGGGCCAGTGGCTCAGCGCCCGGGCCGTGGAAGACCGGCTGATGGCCGAGCGCCTCGATGCGCCCCAGGTGAAGTGGTCCGCCGCGCTGCTGGCACGGGCCAGCGATCCACGCGCCGTGGCAGCCATGGAACTGCAGGGTTATCTGTTCGCCACGCGCCGTGAAGAACTGGCCAGCCGCATGCAGATCAGCAAGCACGAAATCGCCTCGCTCAACGACCAGCTCAAGGGCTTCGAAGAAATCCGCCGCAACCACGCAGCACAGTTGCAGTTCCAGCAGCAGTCGTTGCAGGGCATGCGCGAGTTGGCCCGCGAAGGCTACCTGCCGCGCAACCGCCTGTTCGAAGCCGAAAGCAGCGCGGCGCAACTGGGCGCACAACTGGCCTCGAGCATTTCCGACATCGGTCGTACCCGTCAGGCGGTCAATGAAAGCCAGCTCAAGGGCTTGCAGCAGGCCCAGCAGTTTCGCAGCGATGCCGAGTCGCAGCTGACCCAGGTCAGTGCGCAGACCTCCAGCCTGCTCGAGCAGATCAAGGCACTGGAATTCGAGCTGTCCAGCGCCACCCTGACCGCGCCGGTCAGCGGTCAGGTGATGGGCATGACGGTGCATACCGTCGGCGGCATCGTGCAGCCCGGTCAGCGCCTGATGGACATCGTCCCGCAGGGCTCGAGCTGGGTGGTCAAGGCGCAATTCCCGCCGATGATGGCCGACCGCCTCAAGCCGGGCCTGCCGGTCGATGTGCGCTTCGGCTCGTTGCAGCGCGTGCACACGCCGGTGATCGTCGGCCAGGTGTCGACGGTGTCCGCCGACCAGCTGGTGGACGAGAAGACCGGCTCGCCGTATTTCTCGGTCGAGGTGCAGGTCAGCCCCAAGGCTGTGATCGAACTGCGTGAGTTGGGCCTGGACATCAAGCCCGGCATGCAGGCCGAAGTGCTGGTCAAGACCGGCGAACGGACCCTGGCCAACTACCTTATGCAACCTGTCGCCGAGCGCATGGCTGGCGCGCTCAAGGAAGAATGA
- a CDS encoding TolC family outer membrane protein has protein sequence MTVARSVFALLAVLAATPLCAAEAPLSLLGLYDASRLNDATYQVAGHDYEASRQERAIGRSALLPQVGINARYGHGGQFDKESPASRQDDQYASDSVALTVTQPLYDKGRWAAYEQAKARGQLGEVQHDNADQALFDRVVQAYFDLAQVENELALTTQQKASIEGLARQSQRLFEAGEGTITDQAEAQARLDSIRAQEIQLQAQHRSALRRLAGRSGLNVTQIPPMQAQAPAAALLAPEQDLDYWMAKADQSAGVLGVSRASVKLAEANLRQQKAQHYPTLALSGRVARIDQSDINELSERQSTYYVGVVLDIPLYQGGGVTASSEKARAALESARAGLDAQAQQLSEDVELNYLGVVAGFEKIKALVTAVRSGETALTSAQKGYGAGVRSTVDILDAQQRVFAAKRDLLDTKLAMLQSYVNLHTRTGQMTRRELEKVQALF, from the coding sequence ATGACCGTGGCCCGATCTGTGTTTGCGCTGTTGGCCGTGCTGGCTGCCACGCCGCTGTGTGCCGCCGAGGCGCCGTTGTCGTTGCTTGGGCTTTACGATGCCTCGCGGCTCAACGATGCCACGTATCAGGTGGCCGGACACGACTACGAAGCCTCGCGCCAGGAGCGCGCGATCGGGCGCAGCGCCTTGCTGCCGCAGGTGGGCATCAACGCCCGTTACGGCCATGGCGGGCAGTTCGACAAAGAAAGCCCGGCCAGCCGCCAGGACGATCAGTACGCCTCCGACAGCGTTGCCTTGACCGTCACCCAACCGCTCTACGACAAAGGCCGTTGGGCCGCCTATGAGCAGGCCAAAGCGCGCGGTCAATTAGGCGAGGTGCAGCACGACAACGCCGACCAGGCGCTGTTCGACCGGGTGGTGCAGGCCTATTTCGACCTCGCCCAAGTGGAGAACGAACTGGCCCTGACCACCCAGCAGAAGGCCTCCATCGAGGGCCTTGCCAGGCAATCCCAGCGGCTGTTCGAGGCGGGCGAGGGCACCATCACTGACCAGGCCGAGGCCCAGGCGCGGCTCGATTCGATCCGCGCCCAGGAAATCCAGTTGCAGGCCCAGCACCGCTCGGCGTTGCGCCGCCTGGCCGGGCGTTCGGGGTTGAACGTCACGCAGATTCCACCGATGCAGGCGCAGGCACCGGCCGCCGCCTTGCTCGCGCCCGAGCAGGATCTGGACTACTGGATGGCCAAGGCCGACCAGTCCGCCGGCGTGCTCGGTGTCAGCCGCGCTTCGGTCAAGCTTGCCGAAGCCAACCTGCGCCAGCAGAAGGCCCAGCATTATCCGACTCTGGCCCTGAGCGGGCGGGTGGCGCGCATCGACCAGAGCGATATCAACGAGCTGTCCGAGCGGCAATCGACCTATTACGTCGGTGTAGTGCTGGATATTCCGCTGTACCAGGGCGGTGGCGTCACGGCCTCTTCGGAAAAGGCCCGTGCGGCGCTGGAAAGCGCCCGTGCCGGGCTGGATGCCCAGGCTCAGCAACTGAGCGAGGACGTCGAACTCAACTACCTGGGCGTGGTGGCCGGGTTCGAGAAGATCAAGGCGCTGGTCACCGCCGTGCGCTCCGGCGAAACCGCCCTGACCTCGGCGCAGAAGGGCTACGGTGCCGGCGTGCGCTCGACGGTCGACATCCTCGATGCCCAGCAACGGGTGTTCGCCGCCAAGCGCGACCTGCTCGATACCAAGCTGGCGATGCTGCAAAGCTACGTCAACCTGCACACCCGCACCGGGCAAATGACCCGTCGTGAGCTCGAGAAGGTGCAGGCGTTGTTTTGA